One window of Candidatus Nitrospira kreftii genomic DNA carries:
- a CDS encoding hypothetical protein (conserved protein of unknown function): protein MLESKFKLVFLFVVLACAAMPIVAILRGTTMTPYEKSTPAASTEAEPETDAASGEEPIQEEMVTIPSGPFVRGTNDGGFDEQPQRTIFLDAFSIDRYEVTNHQYQQFVLATGHRKPGLPSRYGKSGSKVRGVNQPAVYVSWEDAAEYCRWKGKRLPTEAEWEKAMRGSDGRLWPWGSDEQPHSANWARVQDGHEVSARVGTFATDKSPYGVMDGAGNVIEWVDDWYSETYYKDSSEQNPQSPEYGTYRVLRGGGYTTTGSDIRITSRSKMMPDFRDETIGFRCAISKVEAHGSGEKNT, encoded by the coding sequence ATGTTAGAGTCTAAGTTTAAACTGGTATTTCTCTTCGTGGTATTGGCTTGTGCCGCCATGCCTATCGTGGCGATTCTGAGAGGTACGACCATGACCCCGTATGAAAAGTCGACGCCAGCAGCCAGCACCGAAGCTGAGCCGGAGACAGACGCCGCTTCCGGGGAGGAGCCAATTCAGGAAGAGATGGTCACCATTCCGTCTGGGCCGTTCGTTCGCGGAACAAATGATGGTGGATTCGATGAGCAGCCACAGCGGACCATCTTCCTCGATGCCTTTTCGATCGATCGGTATGAAGTGACCAACCACCAATACCAACAATTTGTTCTGGCGACCGGCCATCGAAAGCCAGGGCTGCCTTCGCGCTATGGGAAGAGTGGGAGTAAGGTGCGGGGCGTCAATCAACCGGCTGTCTATGTTTCGTGGGAAGATGCAGCGGAATACTGTCGATGGAAAGGCAAGCGGCTCCCGACTGAAGCGGAATGGGAAAAGGCTATGCGAGGTTCAGATGGGAGGCTCTGGCCATGGGGAAGTGATGAGCAGCCTCATAGCGCAAATTGGGCCCGCGTACAGGACGGACATGAGGTCTCTGCGCGAGTAGGGACATTTGCGACTGATAAGAGTCCGTATGGAGTCATGGATGGGGCCGGTAATGTCATCGAATGGGTAGATGACTGGTACAGCGAGACCTATTACAAGGATTCTTCTGAACAGAACCCTCAAAGTCCCGAATACGGAACCTATCGTGTGCTGAGAGGTGGTGGCTATACGACGACCGGTTCGGATATCCGGATTACCAGCAGGAGCAAGATGATGCCGGATTTTCGGGATGAGACAATCGGATTTCGCTGTGCGATTTCAAAAGTGGAAGCACACGGAAGCGGAGAGAAAAACACATGA
- a CDS encoding hypothetical protein (conserved membrane protein of unknown function), with protein sequence MVTKRKAFDIALGMAVMGTVGTLIGQTMGGGLMPLAIAIGVALGVVIGFLGGRRFLISILAGTVIGGILAWLMAGVDRIWVGAGAGAAMGGFLGVQISMLLDVRAARKAATEQVETSASS encoded by the coding sequence ATGGTGACGAAAAGAAAGGCATTCGATATTGCTCTAGGGATGGCCGTGATGGGTACTGTCGGTACGCTCATTGGCCAGACGATGGGCGGTGGGCTCATGCCGCTGGCTATCGCCATCGGAGTCGCGCTTGGAGTTGTGATTGGCTTTCTTGGCGGTCGTCGATTTCTTATTAGTATCTTAGCAGGGACGGTCATCGGCGGCATTTTAGCTTGGCTGATGGCGGGTGTTGATCGGATCTGGGTCGGCGCCGGAGCGGGAGCTGCCATGGGAGGATTTCTTGGTGTCCAGATTTCAATGTTGCTTGATGTGCGTGCTGCCAGGAAGGCGGCGACCGAACAGGTTGAGACGTCAGCATCGTCGTAG
- a CDS encoding hypothetical protein (conserved protein of unknown function) encodes MSRELSLAEVFQLGYYWETKILLTAVKLDLFSAIDTRPKSAQDIAERIGADAPTLGILLNALVAMKLLTKNERLFGNSAVALTYLVRHSTQYVGHLLLLHDAEWNNWGRLEETIRTGHRMVDRHVFETDPELGSNVLTVLNRIGQQSGPDLAKRLNLIGKERILDLGGGAGTNAIAFCQVYPELTATVFDLPATLRLTEKTVKEAGLESRIRLFPGDFNSDPLGGPYDLVLMSDVLHYQTFQMNQRVVEKVFTSLGSGGRLVIKDRFLEVSGAGPAWTTAFAVHILVNTQQGSCYRASDAIQWLTEAGFTSVAELEKTAVVQGVKP; translated from the coding sequence GTGTCACGAGAACTCTCGCTCGCGGAAGTATTTCAGCTTGGGTATTACTGGGAAACCAAAATCCTGCTCACCGCGGTGAAGCTGGACCTGTTTTCTGCCATCGACACGAGACCAAAATCTGCTCAGGACATCGCAGAACGGATTGGCGCGGATGCCCCGACGCTTGGTATCCTTTTAAATGCACTCGTGGCGATGAAGCTCTTGACTAAAAACGAGAGGCTGTTCGGTAATTCCGCTGTGGCACTCACATACCTTGTGAGGCACTCGACACAATATGTGGGGCACCTTCTGCTCCTGCATGATGCAGAGTGGAACAATTGGGGGCGATTGGAAGAGACAATTCGAACGGGGCATCGAATGGTTGATCGTCATGTCTTTGAGACCGACCCGGAGCTGGGAAGCAACGTGCTGACAGTGCTCAACCGTATCGGTCAACAAAGCGGACCAGATTTGGCTAAGCGATTGAATTTGATAGGGAAAGAACGGATATTGGATTTAGGGGGCGGGGCAGGAACCAACGCCATCGCGTTTTGCCAGGTGTACCCAGAATTGACTGCCACCGTGTTTGACCTTCCAGCCACGTTGAGGTTGACGGAAAAAACTGTGAAGGAAGCCGGACTTGAATCCAGAATTCGGCTATTCCCAGGGGATTTCAACTCAGATCCACTTGGTGGCCCATACGATCTCGTCCTGATGTCCGATGTCCTGCACTACCAGACCTTTCAGATGAATCAACGCGTGGTTGAAAAAGTCTTCACCTCGCTTGGGTCAGGGGGGAGACTTGTGATCAAAGACCGATTTTTAGAAGTATCTGGTGCCGGTCCGGCTTGGACCACCGCATTCGCGGTTCATATACTCGTGAATACACAGCAAGGAAGTTGTTACCGAGCGAGCGATGCGATTCAATGGCTCACTGAAGCGGGGTTTACCTCCGTTGCTGAGCTGGAAAAGACGGCTGTGGTGCAAGGTGTGAAACCGTGA
- a CDS encoding hypothetical protein (conserved membrane protein of unknown function): MDWLREPGFFGTHATIGADLSQLMATLFTGLFIVGWFQARRRHADAHHWLMLGGMISMLSFFIAYYLFRQLGVLAFEGKEGFGGPQSLYDYVFIPVLTLHIILVIIGLIMAVYMIVLGFRSQQFVDGIRSLQESRLLTTWKKIGLIFGGIATVVLGLFFSRVAAAGFSMRKLEVYLVFLLVVAFVFAIEMTIQRIWPDGAKRHRALGRFTMVIYCVLFVTGSFTYTMLYILYPGKIG; this comes from the coding sequence ATGGATTGGTTACGGGAACCAGGGTTTTTCGGGACCCATGCCACGATCGGAGCGGATCTCAGTCAGCTGATGGCGACGCTGTTTACCGGGTTATTCATCGTTGGGTGGTTCCAAGCTAGAAGGCGACATGCCGATGCGCACCATTGGCTGATGCTGGGCGGCATGATTTCCATGCTCAGTTTCTTCATTGCCTATTATCTGTTTCGACAGCTTGGTGTCTTGGCGTTTGAGGGGAAAGAAGGCTTCGGTGGTCCACAGTCGCTTTATGATTATGTCTTTATTCCGGTGCTCACACTCCACATTATTCTCGTCATCATCGGTTTGATCATGGCGGTCTATATGATTGTCTTGGGCTTTCGTTCCCAGCAGTTCGTCGATGGGATTCGGTCTCTTCAGGAATCTCGGTTACTCACGACATGGAAAAAGATAGGCCTCATTTTCGGTGGGATTGCCACGGTCGTGCTCGGGCTCTTTTTCTCACGCGTGGCGGCGGCGGGGTTTTCGATGCGAAAGCTGGAGGTCTACCTGGTCTTTCTTCTTGTCGTGGCGTTCGTGTTTGCGATCGAAATGACCATTCAACGGATTTGGCCTGATGGGGCAAAGCGACATCGGGCGCTCGGTCGGTTCACGATGGTTATCTACTGCGTATTGTTCGTCACAGGGAGCTTTACATACACGATGCTGTATATCCTTTACCCAGGGAAGATTGGGTAG
- a CDS encoding hypothetical protein (conserved membrane protein of unknown function), with protein MLHRMALRVLPSLSLAVTEDSVRRKKRIVMFLPGLIAFGVYRLAKHFLPITDPLVLLAVSSVVAMVTALLAYRVGRAAPWTSIVRQDGWHLLGWLVGWIGAAYGIQLSLLVLTLLWIMHYSYLQHPDGPAMMAIIISCTSVARDAFEIGHVRKLSALGRPFLTFPDGEQLRLLVQCRSRPLGLWAVAGLGIGAIASLCGVAAVDEHNAALAQLLGVTILGGGVALCAYLGGLNPSIPWRHTFRQTTPAELLKYWWWPGMAFASTYYLVAMGVVLFVAKQPLIAPEVAAAMGALVAAMMGVYGYYLGHRRDVENEEVPQLSSGMLRCPFVMGILGRQVSSPQSVEAELAFQKNGIKG; from the coding sequence ATGTTGCACCGAATGGCATTACGGGTGCTTCCAAGTCTGAGTCTGGCGGTTACGGAAGATTCTGTACGCCGAAAAAAGCGGATCGTGATGTTCCTGCCCGGGCTGATCGCCTTCGGAGTGTATCGGCTGGCGAAGCACTTTCTGCCGATCACGGATCCCCTCGTGCTCTTGGCGGTCAGCAGTGTGGTAGCAATGGTCACGGCACTCTTGGCTTATCGGGTTGGGCGTGCGGCACCCTGGACCTCTATTGTTAGGCAAGACGGCTGGCATCTCCTCGGCTGGCTGGTCGGTTGGATTGGTGCCGCCTATGGCATTCAGCTATCTCTATTGGTCCTTACCTTATTGTGGATCATGCACTACAGTTACCTCCAGCACCCAGATGGACCAGCGATGATGGCGATCATCATTTCCTGCACGTCCGTCGCGCGTGATGCGTTTGAGATCGGTCATGTACGCAAGCTGTCAGCGTTGGGGCGGCCGTTTCTGACCTTCCCTGACGGGGAGCAGTTACGTCTATTGGTGCAGTGCCGGAGTCGGCCATTAGGGCTCTGGGCTGTGGCAGGTCTGGGGATCGGTGCGATCGCATCGTTGTGCGGGGTGGCGGCCGTCGATGAGCACAACGCTGCGCTGGCCCAGCTGCTGGGGGTGACAATTTTAGGTGGCGGCGTTGCCCTCTGTGCTTATTTAGGAGGGCTGAATCCATCCATCCCTTGGAGACACACGTTCCGTCAAACGACACCGGCTGAGTTGCTGAAATATTGGTGGTGGCCTGGGATGGCGTTTGCCTCTACCTATTACCTCGTGGCCATGGGGGTCGTGTTATTTGTTGCGAAGCAGCCGCTGATTGCGCCGGAGGTAGCCGCTGCAATGGGTGCGCTCGTGGCGGCCATGATGGGTGTGTACGGATACTACCTGGGCCATCGTCGTGATGTGGAAAACGAAGAGGTTCCGCAACTTTCGAGCGGTATGTTGCGCTGTCCTTTCGTGATGGGGATTCTTGGTAGACAGGTGAGTTCGCCCCAAAGTGTCGAAGCAGAGTTGGCCTTCCAGAAGAACGGAATAAAGGGGTAG
- a CDS encoding hypothetical protein (conserved protein of unknown function) gives MERRVWMYAAIVLGLITTVCVWQGFAAAERPVLVLEDFQAKEADGFPSQWDHENQRSQSKGRDAYKVQSEHGANFLSAKDAGQRIKKKKIDWDPKAYPVLTWRWRLNKASSGAEPLAAVYASLDTDLLFIPVFTKYVWSGSKPEGTFTEGGMFSGSEIVVQSGTKDIGQWFEERVNVYDDFKRIHEHEPAAKAWGISIIAAPGVEIDFGPLIAAPLN, from the coding sequence ATGGAGCGCCGCGTATGGATGTATGCTGCGATTGTTCTGGGGCTCATAACCACTGTTTGTGTTTGGCAGGGCTTTGCAGCGGCAGAAAGACCAGTGTTGGTATTGGAAGACTTTCAGGCCAAGGAAGCCGATGGATTTCCTTCGCAGTGGGATCACGAAAATCAGCGAAGTCAATCAAAAGGGCGGGACGCGTATAAGGTGCAATCGGAGCATGGGGCGAACTTCCTCTCAGCCAAAGACGCAGGCCAGCGGATCAAAAAAAAGAAAATCGATTGGGATCCTAAGGCGTATCCGGTTCTGACCTGGAGATGGCGTCTCAATAAGGCTTCAAGTGGAGCTGAACCGCTTGCCGCCGTCTATGCCTCCTTAGATACCGATCTTCTCTTTATCCCAGTTTTTACGAAATACGTGTGGAGTGGTTCGAAACCGGAAGGTACCTTCACGGAAGGCGGCATGTTCAGTGGTTCCGAAATCGTCGTGCAAAGTGGGACGAAGGACATCGGGCAGTGGTTTGAAGAACGGGTTAACGTGTACGATGACTTCAAGCGAATTCATGAGCATGAGCCGGCGGCAAAAGCCTGGGGCATCTCGATCATCGCGGCTCCCGGTGTCGAGATCGATTTTGGTCCGTTGATTGCTGCTCCGCTCAACTAG
- a CDS encoding hypothetical protein (conserved protein of unknown function) yields the protein MSALNNPVIAAIVSLIIAVGYFTLVDHYLMDMQGLDYWYLFRQ from the coding sequence ATGAGCGCGCTGAATAACCCTGTGATTGCTGCAATTGTCTCTCTGATTATTGCGGTTGGTTACTTTACTCTAGTCGATCATTATTTGATGGATATGCAGGGGCTGGACTACTGGTATTTGTTCCGTCAGTAA
- a CDS encoding hypothetical protein (conserved exported protein of unknown function) — protein MKSALSIAFGVAAVALVAAPLTSYAGGTISGKVTFSGKPEQKEFLFSKFPNPKFCVKNPNKALMDGDKRFLKQIEVGKDGGLKGAVVAVADIEDKAFIDGYAGTEVVAEFCEFLPYSGIVVNTRPFKVENKDADPDDPKSVAGVLHNPHSFTVKGNSSATGFNIGLAKKGDTLEKPVTFRGGADKTGYFRLQCDQHEFMQSFFLPVTNAHYAVVKDDGSFEIKDVPAGKHKVVAWHPFVGKGQRVEFEVDVTDGGTANLKAELK, from the coding sequence ATGAAGAGTGCGTTATCAATAGCATTTGGCGTGGCCGCCGTAGCGTTGGTTGCGGCGCCCCTCACCTCGTACGCAGGGGGAACGATTTCCGGCAAGGTGACCTTTTCCGGTAAGCCTGAGCAGAAAGAGTTCCTCTTCTCGAAGTTCCCTAATCCAAAGTTTTGCGTGAAGAATCCGAACAAGGCTTTGATGGACGGAGACAAGCGGTTTCTGAAGCAGATTGAAGTTGGGAAGGATGGTGGTTTGAAGGGTGCTGTGGTCGCAGTTGCAGACATTGAGGACAAGGCGTTCATAGATGGCTATGCCGGGACGGAAGTCGTGGCTGAATTCTGCGAATTCCTGCCATACAGCGGTATCGTCGTCAATACACGACCGTTCAAGGTTGAAAACAAGGACGCCGATCCGGATGATCCGAAGTCGGTGGCTGGTGTCCTCCACAATCCCCATAGCTTCACAGTGAAGGGCAATAGTTCGGCCACAGGTTTCAATATCGGGCTTGCGAAGAAGGGCGATACGTTGGAAAAGCCAGTTACGTTTCGAGGGGGTGCGGATAAGACTGGATATTTCCGCCTACAGTGCGACCAGCATGAGTTCATGCAATCTTTCTTCCTCCCGGTTACTAATGCGCACTATGCAGTCGTGAAGGATGACGGATCATTCGAGATCAAGGACGTTCCTGCCGGTAAGCATAAAGTGGTGGCCTGGCATCCGTTTGTTGGAAAAGGTCAGAGGGTTGAATTCGAAGTCGATGTGACGGATGGAGGAACGGCCAACCTGAAGGCGGAGCTCAAGTAG
- a CDS encoding hypothetical protein (conserved protein of unknown function) yields MENKGVLIGSIIFVFASFFLMIGLLGYESYKAKQMKELAASVKSEARPTASNVPFHDFSMYKTKIGDEGREMVQIPEGPFTMGSNDGDPDEAPEHQVYIKGFYLDRKEVTQDEYMRFAKMTKRAKPRIEVFDDDQSKILKPEFSAMSVSWDEAVAYCKWAGKRLPTEAEWEKAGRGESKRKYPWGDKFVTNASNVDGSEDGYKYLAPPGSFEAGRSPYGLYDMTGNVAEWVEDSYDEHYYKKSPFRDPKGPENADLKVVRGGSWRETEHSARLSKRFAAKHWRTDVTIGIRCASDLE; encoded by the coding sequence GTGGAAAATAAGGGTGTTCTCATCGGGTCCATCATCTTTGTCTTTGCCTCATTTTTTTTGATGATCGGCCTGCTGGGCTATGAGTCGTATAAGGCGAAGCAAATGAAAGAGCTTGCCGCATCGGTGAAGTCGGAAGCTCGACCGACGGCGAGTAATGTGCCGTTTCATGACTTCTCAATGTACAAGACGAAGATAGGGGACGAAGGTCGGGAAATGGTTCAGATCCCAGAAGGTCCGTTTACGATGGGAAGCAACGATGGTGATCCAGACGAGGCTCCAGAGCATCAAGTCTACATAAAAGGGTTCTATCTCGACCGAAAAGAAGTCACGCAAGACGAATACATGCGGTTTGCGAAGATGACTAAGCGGGCTAAGCCGAGGATCGAGGTGTTCGACGACGATCAGTCGAAGATTTTGAAGCCGGAATTTTCGGCGATGAGTGTTTCGTGGGATGAGGCGGTAGCCTACTGCAAATGGGCCGGCAAACGGCTTCCCACGGAGGCTGAATGGGAGAAGGCCGGTCGCGGAGAGAGCAAGAGGAAATACCCATGGGGAGACAAATTCGTCACCAATGCCTCTAATGTGGACGGCAGCGAGGATGGCTATAAGTATTTGGCGCCACCTGGATCGTTCGAGGCAGGACGAAGTCCCTATGGCCTCTATGATATGACGGGCAACGTTGCCGAGTGGGTTGAGGACTCTTACGACGAACACTATTACAAGAAATCACCATTTCGTGACCCTAAAGGGCCAGAGAACGCAGACCTTAAAGTTGTGCGCGGAGGTTCATGGCGGGAAACCGAACATAGCGCAAGGTTGTCGAAGCGATTCGCGGCCAAGCATTGGCGGACAGACGTGACAATCGGTATTCGTTGCGCAAGTGATCTTGAATAA
- a CDS encoding hypothetical protein (conserved membrane protein of unknown function), whose amino-acid sequence MGGVLRVVRFAFSAVIGIVFFTIAMGYAWSGPDLSFADSSVDVYFGTEGTPHGPAAPAPHETVYPRISSLDSRVLIWFVTQQHTYFGGFVLALPLFCALIEFLGLTTKKPSLALRYDGLARDLAKVAVLALSVTALIGSLMLTLFITLYPSFMNYMGGTFKSFMPFYAAVFVGETVLLIVYYYSWNRMAERGLKWVHAAIGIFTNIVGTALLMLANSWSAFMMSPAGVDTQGRFLGNIWHLLHSALWNPLNVHRFLADIMSGGAVVLAYACYRFFTSKTDEERAYFDWVGYVFLFVTVCALLPMPIAGYWLMKSVFVFRQTMGVTMMGGLLTWLFVVQALLIGVLFLGINYYLWQSMARIKGGERYQPYYQLLLGVLMLALFIWLTPHTLLMSASEVKAMGGAQHPVIGNYGVMSAKNGAVNIMILVTALSFLYYRRANRTMTSSWVRTGNTLITVFYVVGVLNVIWLSIYGFYLPAKVRVGLSAPQAFTTLTVIIVGVVVNRLMLRGAVVHGPIQWGKIPLRGMVGLFGLAASFSWVMGLMGYIRSSGRLSWHVSELMADVSPWAFTPDIQYATKMVTLNMLVFWAAVLVLFWMCQRGQQPAMGEEFQREQAPLLSPVPSQET is encoded by the coding sequence ATGGGGGGAGTCCTTCGGGTGGTGCGTTTCGCGTTTAGTGCGGTGATCGGCATCGTATTTTTCACGATCGCGATGGGATATGCATGGAGCGGCCCCGATTTGTCCTTTGCGGACTCTTCGGTCGATGTCTATTTTGGAACAGAGGGAACCCCACACGGCCCTGCGGCTCCGGCTCCTCACGAAACCGTCTATCCGCGAATCAGTTCGTTGGACAGTCGAGTGCTCATATGGTTCGTGACACAGCAACATACGTATTTCGGCGGGTTTGTTCTCGCGCTTCCGCTGTTCTGTGCACTGATCGAGTTTCTTGGATTAACGACGAAGAAACCGTCGTTGGCACTTCGCTACGATGGCCTGGCCCGAGATCTTGCAAAGGTAGCTGTGCTGGCTCTGTCCGTGACAGCTCTTATCGGCAGCCTGATGCTCACGCTGTTCATCACTCTCTATCCTAGTTTCATGAACTACATGGGCGGGACGTTCAAGTCATTCATGCCGTTCTATGCTGCGGTGTTTGTCGGAGAGACGGTGCTGCTGATCGTCTACTACTACAGTTGGAATCGGATGGCCGAGCGCGGCTTGAAATGGGTTCACGCGGCGATCGGTATCTTCACGAACATTGTCGGCACCGCGTTACTGATGCTGGCGAACTCCTGGTCCGCCTTCATGATGTCGCCGGCCGGAGTGGATACGCAGGGGAGATTTTTGGGGAACATCTGGCATCTCTTGCATTCTGCTCTCTGGAACCCGCTGAACGTCCATCGCTTTCTCGCGGATATCATGTCCGGTGGAGCCGTTGTCCTGGCCTATGCCTGTTACCGGTTCTTTACCAGCAAGACCGACGAAGAACGAGCCTACTTCGACTGGGTGGGATATGTGTTTCTGTTCGTCACGGTATGTGCGCTTCTTCCTATGCCGATCGCTGGATACTGGCTGATGAAATCGGTGTTCGTGTTTCGTCAGACTATGGGCGTCACGATGATGGGTGGGTTGCTCACGTGGCTGTTCGTGGTTCAGGCGCTACTCATCGGAGTCCTCTTTCTAGGGATCAACTACTACTTGTGGCAGAGTATGGCAAGGATCAAGGGGGGCGAGCGCTATCAGCCGTATTACCAACTCTTGTTGGGCGTCCTGATGCTGGCACTCTTCATTTGGCTGACGCCGCACACCCTGCTGATGTCTGCCAGCGAGGTGAAGGCCATGGGGGGCGCCCAGCATCCCGTGATCGGCAATTATGGGGTGATGTCGGCCAAGAATGGGGCGGTCAATATCATGATTCTCGTCACCGCACTCAGCTTCTTGTATTATCGTCGCGCGAATCGAACGATGACCAGCTCGTGGGTCCGGACCGGAAATACGCTGATCACCGTGTTCTATGTCGTTGGTGTGTTGAATGTAATCTGGCTATCCATCTATGGGTTTTACTTGCCGGCAAAAGTCCGTGTCGGCCTTTCAGCTCCGCAAGCCTTTACCACGTTGACCGTGATTATTGTTGGAGTGGTGGTCAACCGTTTGATGCTTCGAGGCGCTGTAGTGCATGGACCAATTCAGTGGGGAAAGATCCCACTGCGCGGTATGGTCGGATTATTTGGGCTGGCAGCGTCTTTCAGTTGGGTCATGGGTTTGATGGGCTACATTCGTTCCTCGGGACGTTTGTCCTGGCATGTCAGCGAGCTGATGGCTGATGTCTCCCCATGGGCTTTTACCCCGGACATTCAATACGCCACGAAAATGGTGACCCTCAATATGTTGGTGTTCTGGGCAGCAGTTCTTGTGTTGTTCTGGATGTGCCAGCGGGGGCAGCAGCCTGCGATGGGTGAGGAATTCCAGAGGGAACAGGCTCCTTTACTCTCGCCTGTTCCTTCGCAAGAAACCTAA
- a CDS encoding hypothetical protein (conserved protein of unknown function), with protein MVGVDVPEGQAGGFVDRLLWTDDALHQLDRMPPYVAVLVREDVEQDTRRHGQRVVTLDTLVRPRTRERIEWDSEAERRLERVPAPVRAMARIELERTAADRGLSRVTIPLMEEVKAKYFGMSSVKRET; from the coding sequence ATGGTCGGCGTTGATGTGCCGGAGGGGCAAGCCGGTGGGTTTGTCGATCGATTATTGTGGACCGATGACGCATTACACCAACTGGATCGCATGCCGCCGTATGTGGCTGTGCTGGTTCGGGAAGATGTGGAGCAAGATACCCGTCGTCACGGTCAGCGCGTAGTCACGCTTGATACGTTGGTACGTCCCCGAACTCGGGAGCGTATTGAATGGGACTCTGAAGCTGAAAGACGCCTAGAGCGAGTGCCGGCTCCGGTTCGTGCAATGGCGCGGATTGAGCTTGAGCGAACGGCCGCGGATCGTGGCCTATCGCGTGTGACGATACCTCTGATGGAAGAAGTAAAGGCAAAGTACTTTGGAATGAGCAGCGTGAAACGTGAAACGTGA